A window from Chitinophagales bacterium encodes these proteins:
- a CDS encoding twitch domain-containing radical SAM protein: MNVSELVRKIYSRAFASKSKLLRESDVFCMAPWIQLHAQTNGKAAPCCMSAVHNGNEISDLRENPDLADAWNSKNMKQLRLNMLKGKKSTICKHCYDYEKLEKFSERKQYNKDYKSYYSRVMHTNEDGSVDDKTVPLIDIRFSNKCNYKCRICDSAYSNLWYEEEKKIGKPTAIPTAKEMKVAFDEETFWKSYQKLLPGVKRLHFAGGEPLIMEEHYKALDYLISIDKTDVTLSYNTNFSTLKYKQYDVVEMWNAFDKVDVWASLDDMGTKGDYQRKGQRWKKIEDNIRTIQEKCPNVLFGVNVTVSMLNVLSVPDFYKYMVENNFVAPERMNLYLLFDPDYYNITNLTPALKDKVRTKYKAFDEEYLSTIENNANIRNHMNAILNFMDSGEGEKQEEFRHWIIEVDKLRNENFEEVFPELNEMLTYSK; the protein is encoded by the coding sequence ATGAATGTATCAGAATTAGTAAGGAAAATTTATTCCAGGGCTTTTGCCTCAAAGAGCAAATTGCTCAGGGAATCAGATGTATTCTGTATGGCTCCCTGGATACAATTGCATGCGCAGACCAATGGTAAGGCCGCCCCCTGTTGTATGTCTGCCGTACACAATGGGAATGAAATCAGTGATTTGAGGGAAAACCCCGATCTGGCTGATGCCTGGAATTCTAAAAACATGAAGCAGTTGCGGCTCAACATGCTCAAAGGCAAAAAAAGCACAATCTGCAAGCACTGTTATGACTACGAAAAACTTGAAAAATTCAGTGAGCGTAAGCAGTATAATAAAGATTACAAAAGTTATTACTCAAGGGTAATGCATACCAATGAGGATGGGAGCGTGGATGATAAAACAGTGCCTTTGATCGATATCAGGTTCAGCAACAAATGCAATTATAAATGCAGGATTTGCGACAGTGCATACAGTAATCTCTGGTATGAAGAGGAAAAGAAAATCGGAAAACCTACTGCTATTCCTACAGCAAAGGAAATGAAAGTGGCTTTTGATGAAGAAACTTTTTGGAAGTCGTATCAAAAGTTGCTGCCTGGTGTAAAACGCTTGCACTTTGCAGGAGGTGAGCCACTGATTATGGAGGAACATTACAAGGCACTGGATTACCTGATCTCTATTGACAAAACGGATGTCACGCTTAGTTACAATACCAATTTCTCTACCCTTAAATACAAGCAATACGATGTAGTGGAAATGTGGAATGCTTTTGATAAAGTGGATGTATGGGCCAGCCTGGATGATATGGGAACAAAAGGGGATTACCAACGAAAGGGACAGCGCTGGAAAAAAATTGAGGATAACATCAGGACCATACAGGAGAAATGCCCTAATGTGCTTTTTGGGGTGAATGTAACTGTGAGCATGTTGAATGTATTAAGTGTGCCTGATTTTTACAAATACATGGTTGAAAATAATTTTGTAGCACCTGAAAGAATGAATTTGTATTTGTTGTTCGATCCGGATTATTACAATATTACCAATCTAACGCCTGCCCTAAAGGATAAAGTTAGAACCAAGTACAAAGCTTTTGATGAGGAATACCTCAGCACCATTGAGAACAATGCCAATATCCGCAATCATATGAATGCCATATTGAATTTTATGGATTCGGGTGAGGGGGAGAAACAAGAGGAGTTCAGGCACTGGATAATAGAAGTGGATAAGTTGAGAAATGAAAACTTTGAAGAGGTTTTTCCCGAGCTTAATGAAATGTTAACTTATTCTAAGTAA
- a CDS encoding SGNH/GDSL hydrolase family protein → MSILRTLLNKKLVFRIPYWLPVILVLISYLTWEIYWYFKMGLGFIKWHTHLMLYVYVWVFCIGLLYLFRKKLSYFRVEKFILALSAVLISLFFIELLLHLTEVNKMSSEKYKGAYISPNTIHSESEYHTHSTEIDEYCAITSEFHYCKPVNSMGFADIEWQIEKQINEIRLITLGDSFVEGAGAPYDASYPAILRKLLSAKPDSISIMNAGVSGSDPFFDFMNLKDKLIPYKPDIVVQIIGSNDLDTDVIMRGGMERFTNKGLQYEDTPWWEPLYAINYVSRIFFEFAGYNENLTNSDLSQADMNHLNEQLISLFKKYIELGIKKDFKLVIVLRPDPVEMKIQHYTFDFSPFIEFLDKNESAEFFDLLPMYTTYIQAGEDDYKNYYWPEDRHHNSKGYEMMARCIYKKLAPILDSQSTIQ, encoded by the coding sequence ATGAGTATTCTCAGGACATTGCTGAACAAAAAGTTAGTATTCAGAATTCCATATTGGCTCCCTGTTATTCTTGTTTTAATATCCTATTTAACCTGGGAAATATATTGGTATTTTAAGATGGGGCTGGGTTTTATAAAATGGCATACGCATTTGATGCTGTATGTTTATGTTTGGGTGTTTTGTATTGGCCTACTGTATTTGTTCCGGAAAAAATTAAGTTACTTCCGTGTGGAGAAATTTATATTGGCGCTAAGTGCAGTGCTGATAAGTTTATTTTTTATTGAATTACTCCTGCACTTGACCGAAGTAAATAAAATGAGTTCTGAGAAATACAAGGGTGCATATATCAGCCCAAATACCATTCATAGCGAATCAGAGTATCATACACATTCTACTGAAATAGATGAATATTGTGCAATTACATCGGAGTTTCATTATTGTAAACCCGTAAATTCAATGGGCTTTGCAGATATTGAGTGGCAGATTGAAAAGCAAATTAATGAAATAAGACTGATTACATTAGGTGATTCATTTGTAGAAGGGGCTGGAGCTCCTTATGATGCCAGCTACCCAGCAATTTTACGGAAACTGTTGAGCGCAAAGCCAGATTCGATCAGCATCATGAATGCTGGGGTTAGTGGCAGCGATCCCTTTTTTGATTTTATGAATTTGAAAGATAAACTGATTCCGTATAAGCCAGATATTGTTGTGCAGATTATAGGCTCTAATGATTTAGATACAGATGTAATTATGAGAGGTGGAATGGAGCGTTTTACTAATAAAGGCCTTCAATATGAAGATACTCCGTGGTGGGAGCCTTTGTACGCAATTAACTATGTAAGCCGGATTTTCTTTGAATTTGCAGGGTACAATGAAAACCTGACAAATAGTGATCTAAGCCAAGCAGATATGAATCATTTGAACGAGCAGCTTATTTCACTTTTTAAAAAATACATTGAGCTGGGTATCAAAAAAGATTTTAAACTTGTAATCGTATTAAGGCCCGACCCTGTTGAGATGAAAATCCAGCATTATACTTTTGATTTTTCACCTTTTATTGAGTTTTTGGACAAAAATGAATCTGCTGAATTCTTTGATTTATTACCAATGTACACCACTTATATTCAAGCAGGAGAAGATGACTACAAAAACTACTATTGGCCGGAAGATAGGCATCACAATTCAAAAGGTTATGAGATGATGGCCAGGTGTATATACAAAAAACTGGCTCCAATTCTTGATTCTCAGAGTACTATTCAATAA